In one Yarrowia lipolytica chromosome 1A, complete sequence genomic region, the following are encoded:
- a CDS encoding uncharacterized protein (Compare to YALI0A14861g, weakly similar to CA4834|IPF1217 Candida albicans unknown function) gives MASIDTSTSSGGDEKVREHPYKRTLTGHALPYNRAYPNRPEGRAKQPFLRHYFRPSWVVDHLDFASFKVASRTWVGIWFGLMLMMIPGYVKWLGRAPYLTAIIGVIVPSGDMSVTVCFIVNAGMMLFTVFGWIVMIVAMYINNKYFHDSMTPKQMTQILIERGICKAPTDPTDPKAMAALQTCAQGAVFDAQFMTAKGSIVYAVLMGCFAFFLLWVKNKSRIIIPGYVCGIIAMSVLLTVGPMVPYYQPITLGVVLLKPVGLQCAINFSLSVLIFPFTTGFQFTKTVIGEISVLSGLVDFHQQFLGSSLPSNESEWLKFSEIEADVTKARQLYPKMQSESAMLHLELSFARFCHHHYEGLKVAVGRLTSSMAGLVYFYDNIENIRRAIIISAEADEAIRAVPSQEESETVPPVGVYEMKSGLRNRTALQQKATLRELTMQDLDLLILQLRQMSTPFIQEVCKSLDVIKRWLEAANVYRGNSLFFFWMSKSFKQQQKQLSEELRERYADFQRESKDLLESKRFALFGEHEENTKFVTFFFQGALYCGYMKNLSDSLDFLYKILLDIDEKHATPSWRFGKGIKKAKDNKAALYIMNHYARADENHLKTTHNEDLDDLFNQTIHYATDRRRNPDAMPPSTPLHKFGARFRKEIIKLGSPSLFVPLKGAVFTVLSASPCFFTASAPWFYKNKIMWMVIMTGLSISENMADNLYGFIARILYSFYAGVIAMVAWYISTGNGNGNRAGFMVVICILYFALSYYREFAQHTTPMPTIVLVVTTVIILGLSWTDGMGITTPTIGVGYAVAWKRFVTVVMGLTVGFVCSCVPRPVTGKRLIRKTLASIIKDTGTLFCRISDFGATRLANPDIEVNSSSINDPIFGAISNGQSRIAGTRFLASMIQFEPSLQGRWPSKTYREVTNIVSELVELHHHLYVVLQQIGEPRYWLPHLLKLVGWKNQPLMSHYFAVLYMAQGALYDGSPLPQVTPAMLMVEHLEILERQFKNTYDTTAREAMGDTSDMASDDGTPGLEQISLQRLKTTDGLYFSASIVLSNCIFDRMDRLMFQVKTLVGEQFVNADYYRDDEVV, from the coding sequence ATGGCCTCGATAGACACGTCGACGTCCTCCGGCGGCGATGAAAAGGTGCGCGAACACCCCTACAAGCGCACGTTGACGGGCCACGCCTTGCCATACAACCGGGCGTACCCGAACCGTCCTGAGGGCCGAGCCAAACAGCCGTTTCTGCGCCACTACTTCCGCCCTAGCTGGGTCGTGGACCACCTGGACTTTGCCAGCTTCAAAGTCGCGTCGCGAACGTGGGTGGGAATCTGGTTCGGACTCATGCTGATGATGATTCCGGGCTACGTCAAGTGGCTGGGTCGAGCGCCGTACCTGACGGCCATTATCGGCGTCATTGTGCCGTCTGGAGACATGTCGGTGACGGTGTGCTTCATAGTCAACGCGGGAATGATGCTCTTCACCGTCTTTGGCTGGATCGTCATGATCGTGGCCATGtacatcaacaacaagtacttcCATGACAGCATGACACCCAAGCAAATGACCCAGATTCTGATCGAAAGAGGCATCTGTAAGGCCCCCACCGATCCCACCGACCCCAAGGCCATGGCAGCTCTCCAAACCTGTGCCCAGGGAGCCGTATTTGACGCGCAGTTCATGACAGCAAAGGGAAGTATCGTCTACGCCGTGCTCATGGGCTGCTTTGCCTTCTTTCTGCTGTGGGTCAAGAACAAGTCGCGAATCATCATTCCGGGCTACGTTTGCGGCATCATCGCCATGTCTGTTCTTCTGACTGTGGGTCCCATGGTGCCTTATTACCAACCCATCACTCTAGGAGTGGTCCTCCTGAAACCCGTGGGTCTTCAATGTGCCATCAACTTCAGTCTTTCGGTGCTGATTTTCCCCTTCACCACAGGGTTTCAGTTCACCAAGACGGTGATTGGCGAAATCTCCGTTCTTTCCGGTCTCGTCGACTTCCACCAGCAGTTTCTCGGCTCCAGTCTTCCGTCCAACGAGTCCGAGTGGCTCAAGTTCTCCGAGATTGAGGCCGACGTGACCAAGGCCCGCCAGCTGTATCCGAAAATGCAGTCCGAGAGCGCAATGTTGCATCTGGAGCTCTCCTTTGCACGCTTctgtcaccaccactacGAAGGTCTCAAGGTGGCAGTAGGACGGCTTACCTCTTCCATGGCGGGCCTGGTCTACTTTTACGACAACATTGAAAACATCCGACGAGCCATCATCATCAGTGCAGAGGCAGACGAGGCGATCCGAGCAGTTCCCTCGCAGGAAGAGTCTGAGACGGTGCCGCCGGTGGGCGTGTACGAAATGAAGAGTGGTCTACGAAATCGAACCGCCCTGCAACAAAAGGCCACCCTCAGAGAGCTCACCATGCAAGACCTGGACCTGCTCATTCTACAGCTGCGACAAATGTCAACTCCGTTCATTCAGGAGGTCTGCAAGTCGCTGGATGTGATAAAGCGGTGGCTCGAGGCCGCCAACGTGTACCGAGGCAActcgctcttcttcttctggatgtCCAAGAGCttcaaacagcagcagaagcagctctCCGAAGAGCTCCGCGAACGGTATGCGGACTTTCAGCGTGAATCCAAGGACCTGCTGGAATCGAAACGGTTTGCTCTGTTTGGAGAACACGAGGAAAACACCAAGTTtgtcaccttcttcttccagggCGCTCTGTACTGTGGATACATGAAGAATCTGTCTGACAGTCTGGACTTTTTATACAAGATCCTGCTGGATATCGACGAAAAGCACGCCACGCCCTCGTGGAGATTTGGAAAGGGCATCAAAAAAgccaaggacaacaagGCCGCTCTTTACATTATGAACCATTACGCACGAGCCGACGAGAATCATCTGAAAACAACCCACAACGAAGACTTGGACGACCTGTTCAACCAGACAATCCATTATGCCACCGACCGACGACGAAACCCCGATGCAATGCCGCCCTCGACGCCTCTACACAAGTTTGGAGCACGATTTCGCAAGGAGATTATCAAACTAGGATCGCCTAGTCTGTTTGTTCCTCTCAAGGGAGCCGTTTTCACCGTGCTGTCGGCCTCTCCGTGTTTCTTCACGGCCTCAGCCCCCTGGttctacaagaacaaaaTCATGTGGATGGTGATTATGACGGGTCTGTCCATCTCGGAGAACATGGCTGACAATCTCTACGGCTTCATTGCTCGTATCTTGTACTCCTTCTACGCCGGAGTCATTGCCATGGTGGCTTGGTACATTAGTACaggcaacggcaacggcaacCGAGCTGGATTCATGGTGGTTATTTGCATTCTGTACTTTGCTTTGTCTTACTACCGGGAGTTTGCCCAGCACACCACCCCCATGCCCACCATTGTCCTGGTGGTCACTACGGTGATCATTCTGGGCCTGTCTTGGACAGACGGAATGGGCATCACTACCCCCACTATCGGTGTCGGTTATGCGGTTGCATGGAAACGGTTTGTGACCGTGGTCATGGGTCTTACGGTGGGATTTGTGTGTTCGTGCGTGCCTCGTCCCGTGACGGGAAAGCGGCTCATTCGAAAGACGCTCGCCAGTATCATCAAGGACACCGGCACATTGTTTTGTCGAATCAGCGACTTTGGAGCTACTCGACTCGCCAACCCCGATATTGAAGTCAATAGCTCGTCTATCAATGATCCCATTTTCGGCGCTATTTCCAACGGCCAGAGCCGAATTGCGGGCACTCGGTTCCTGGCTTCCATGATCCAGTTTGAACCATCGCTGCAAGGAAGATGGCCATCCAAGACATACAGAGAAGTCACCAACATTGTATCTGAACTAGTGGAGCTGCACCACCATCTCTACGTTGTTCTACAGCAGATTGGAGAGCCCAGATACTGGCTGCCCCATCTCCTGAAGCTCGTGGGATGGAAGAACCAGCCGCTCATGTCGCACTACTTTGCCGTTCTGTACATGGCCCAGGGAGCTCTCTACGACGGCTCACCACTTCCCCAGGTCACTCCAGCTATGCTTATGGTAGAGCATttggagattctggagcGACAGTTCAAGAACACCTACGATACGACTGCCAGAGAAGCCATGGGAGACACCTCAGACATGGCTAGCGATGACGGAACTCCGGGTCTCGAACAAATCTCTTTGCAGCGATTGAAGACGACTGACGGACTCTACTTTTCAGCCAGCATTGTGCTTTCCAACTGTATCTTTGACCGAATGGATCGACTCATGTTCCAGGTCAAGACTCTTGTTGGAGAGCAGTTTGTGAATGCAGACTACTATCGCGACGATGAGGTGGTTTGA
- a CDS encoding uncharacterized protein (Compare to YALI0A14883g, weakly similar to uniprot|P38731 Saccharomyces cerevisiae YHL040c ARN1 ferrichrome-type siderophore transporter) — MWAPIKHALYAPKPEPGSSPTVVENPSTFQKIFNPPVKKDENAIDENAAPNGSQEMAKITSLWNRHDLWMAWGSMLLIAVALALQGRTFKVYSTFATSEFEELSLLSSLAVTQAVINVAATTVFAKLADVLGRFESFLLSVVFFTIGFIMLAVSPNIGTYFAAHIFYVSGSQGITFLQQVFAADTSSLRNRLFFVVLPNVCYIFVPWCAAPITNAIIKHSTWRWGYGMWCIIVPIVSIPVLTILFRLKMKAKSLNMAGGKSLQVRDAKETLRQFDFIGLTLLTAGLALLFLAVTLVKTSKSWTEPHVLVMVIIGPILLVLFPIWEKFPKYPFLPMKNMKNRTLITGCVFAGIHAMATSLYNPYYMPWLLVCKGLSVTAATNASATLSVSYIVTTIIAAFIIRYTRRVKPCIVAGSCIYTLGLGLTYHYRQPDVPLAKFIVTQAVEGVGNGLLQSPALVLTQSSMPKHLVISATAIYYTINSIGRVVGDAISGSLYRQQYPKRLAEFAPFMDEKTVQRMVNDVNSPLKFAWGSEERVAVIEAFNHVYRKMLYGPMIIAAVGILIALTFPNINMSEVDNGFVVEETEEDMPATAVVNEKKQQQPSETSESETEKKLPEVSSSHTVSSGPRSADLSVEEHERRV, encoded by the coding sequence ATGTGGGCCCCAATCAAACACGCCCTGTACGCGcccaagcccgagcccGGCAGCTCGCCCACAGTTGTGGAAAACCCCTCCACCTTCCAGAAAATCTTCAACCCGCcggtcaagaaggacgagaacGCCATTGACGAAAACGCCGCGCCCAATGGATCCCAGGAAATGGCCAAAATCACCAGTCTCTGGAACCGACACGACCTGTGGATGGCGTGGGGCTCCATGCTGCTGATCGcggtggctctggctctccaGGGCCGAACCTTCAAGGTCTACTCCACCTTTGCAACCTCCGAGTTTGAGGAACTGTCGCTGCTGTCGTCGCTGGCAGTGACCCAGGCCGTCATCAACGTGGCCGCCACCACCGTGTTTGCCAAGCTGGCCGACGTGCTGGGCCGATTCGAGTCCTTCCTGCTCTCCGtggtcttcttcaccaTTGGCTTCATCATGTTGGCAGTCTCGCCTAACATTGGCACCTACTTTGCTGCCCACATTTTCTACGTCTCCGGCTCCCAGGGTATCACCTTCCTCCAGCAGGTGTTTGCCGCagacacctcctctctGCGAAACCGACTCTTCTTTGTGGTGCTGCCCAACGTGTGCTACATCTTCGTGCCCTGGTGCGCCGCCCccatcaccaacgccaTCATCAAGCACTCCACCTGGAGATGGGGCTACGGCATGTGGTGTATCATTGTGCCCATTGTCTCCATCCCCGTCCTCACCATTCTGTTCCGGCTCAAAATGAAGGCCAAGTCGCTCAACATGGCCGGCGGAAAGTCGCTGCAGGTGCGAGACGCCAAGGAGACACTGCGACAGTTTGACTTCATCGGACTCACCCTTCTGACCGCCGGCCTCGCCCTGCTGTTCCTGGCCGTCACTCTCGTCAAGACCTCCAAGTCCTGGACAGAACCCCACGTGCTGGTCATGGTCATCATAGGCCCCATTCTGCTGGTTCTGTTCCCCATCTGGGAAAAGTTCCCCAAGTACCCCTTCCTGCCCATGAAGAACATGAAGAACCGAACCCTCATCACCGGCTGCGTGTTTGCCGGCATCCACGCCATGGCCACCTCTCTCTACAACCCCTACTACATGCCCTGGCTGCTGGTCTGCAAGGGCCTGTCCGTTACCGCCGCCACCAACGCCTCGGCCACCCTCTCGGTCTCCTACAttgtcaccaccatcatcgCGGCCTTCATCATCAGATACACCCGAAGAGTCAAGCCCTGCATTGTGGCCGGCTCCTGTATCTACACCCTCGGTCTGGGTCTCACCTACCACTACCGACAGCCCGACGTGCCTCTGGCCAAGTTCATTGTCACCCAGGCCGTCGAGGGAGTTGGTAACGGTCTTCTTCAGTCCCCCGCTCTGGTCCTGACCCAGTCCTCCATGCCTAAGCATCTCGTCATCTCAGCCACTGCCATCTACTACACCATCAACTCCATTGGTCGAGTTGTGGGCGACGCCATCTCTGGCTCCCTGTACCGACAGCAGTACCCCAAGAGACTGGCCGAGTTTGCGCCCTTCATGGACGAGAAAACCGTGCAGCGAATGGTCAACGACGTCAATTCCCCTCTCAAGTTTGCCTGGGGCTCCGAGGAGCGAGTCGCCGTAATCGAGGCCTTCAACCACGTCTACCGTAAGATGCTGTACGGCCCTATGATCATTGCCGCCGTTGGCATTCTCATTGCCCTGACCTTccccaacatcaacatgaGCGAGGTGGACAACGGATTCGTGGTCGAAGAGACCGAGGAAGACATGCCCGCCACCGCTGTTGTCAACGaaaagaagcagcagcagccctCGGAGACCTCCGAGTCCGAGACCGAGAAGAAACTGCCCGAGGTTTCTTCCTCTCATACCGTCTCTTCGGGACCACGATCCGCAGACCTTtctgtggaggagcatgAGCGACGAGTGTAA
- a CDS encoding uncharacterized protein (Compare to YALI0A14905g, weakly similar to uniprot|Q6CBL4 Yarrowia lipolytica YALI0C17589g) produces the protein MFRIRKGFDEVHTKFDLMNAKIDKQPPVIANRVAALKWQKNPSLSADPPSARSEDTLTNPAKRDYINPDIYHSMTIIASGDRVALWLLVQSSYNARPDQLVIKISPEERDKSLKMKWTTVAGRCNFHVVLYIYNISDGIKNSRLIASEICSSLFHLLPNGIVSRYKDIDSNSWNALCRQANLGYGYDSSWSSAGFSFNSELHSEFSYWYKIAFTLVSDKVGSSLSVATANLDDTPPFCHVINMLPWELLSRLGLDVQSLVSLSQTCRAWFYAISDQDWEQLLTKECPNPWMYYTYSPRASWRACAVAYVKGRRGKLPPRHFSKHTWPVYVDTPLPTDFYSLCKQTGTMQEEAPLVFCDNGFFSNSGFVNLSEDQESFYEPHIWYEDGILSNAHGIEMEIGPKRPCVIRSSPHALVVLFEHNIHTGLYVKFRDTPGRAPDVKLDKTVSFLYSSCTIYLFYNFVLIVKRESYGTKFYTVWHGVFTKITPPMDQVWRRDGVLLCWDGNIWATDSTVWGANVGFGTSVKVVQDEEFGQYAALYNQEGLCQRLIDLKNKFYMDVGDMHANTLITLIGVSYEEVGIYTFTKSYLANTIMGYQGDSDLFTI, from the exons ATGTTCCGCATTAGAAAAGGATTTGACGAAGTACACACCAAGTTTGACCTCATGAATGCTAAAATCGATAAACAGCCACCAGTCATCGCCAACCGCGTCGCTGCTCTTAAATGGCAGAAAAATCCGTCTCTCAGTGCCGACCCTCCTTCCGCTCGCTCTGAAGATACTCTCACCAACCCTGCTAAGAGAGACTATATCAACCCAGACATATACCACAGCATGACTATTATCGCATCTGGTGATCGTGTGG CCCTATGGCTACTGGTTCAGTCTTCGTACAACGCTCGACCTGACCAGCTCGTCATCAAGATTTCTCCTGAAGAACGTGACAAGTCTCTCAAGATGAAATGGACTACTGTTGCTGGCAGATGCAACTTTCATGTGGTCCTTTACATCTACAACATCTCGGATGGTATCAAGAACTCGCGGCTCATTGCTTCGGAGATCTGTAGTagcctcttccacctgCTTCCAAATGGCATCGTTTCACGTtacaaggacattgacaGTAACAGCTGGAACGCCCTCTGTCGTCAGGCGAATCTCGGCTACGGATATGACAGCTCCTGGTCCAGCGCCGGCTTTTC CTTCAATTCAGAGTTACACTCTGAGTTCAGCTACTGGTACAAGATAGCTTTCACTCTGGTTTCAGATAAAGTCGGGTCTAGTCTATCAGTGGCGACCGCCAATCTCGACGATACTCCCCCTTTCTGCCATGTAATCAACATGTTGCCGTGGGAGCTGCTTTCCCGTCTTGGTCTGGATGTGCAATCGCTAGTGAGCTTGTCTCAAACTTGTCGTGCGTGGTTCTACGCCATCTCGGACCAGGACTGGGAACAGCTTCTCACAAAAGAGTGCCCCAATCCGTGGATGTACTACACGTACTCTCCACGGGCCAGCTGGAGAGCCTGTGCCGTGGCCTATGTGAaaggaagacgaggaaaGCTGCCTCCGAGACACTTTTCCAAACACACTTGGCCCGTGTACGTCGACACTCCGCTGCCCACAGATTTCTACAGTCTGTGCAAACAAACAGGAACGATGCAGGAGGAAGCTCCTCTTGTATTCTGTGATAACGGCTTCTTCAGCAACTCGGGCTTTGTGAACCTCTCTGAAGACCAGGAGTCGTTCTACGAGCCTCACATCTGGTACGAGGACGGGATTCTGTCCAATGCTCACGGAATCGAAATGGAAATCGGTCCGAAACGCCCCTGTGTCATCAGATCATCGCCACACGCACTTGTCGTTCTGTTTGAACACAATATCCACACAGGTTTGTACGTCAAGTTCAGAGACACCCCAGGACGAGCTCCGGACGTCAAACTCGACAAGACTGTCTCGTTCCTCTACTCAAGCTGCACCATCTACCTCTTTTACAATTTTGTGCTCATTGTCAAGCGTGAAAGCTACGGAACCAAGTTCTACACTGTGTGGCACGGCGTGTTCACGAAGATAACTCCGCCAATGGACCAggtctggagaagagacgGAGTGCTACTGTGCTGGGACGGTAACATTTGGGCAACAGATTCCACTGTATGGGGTGCAAATGTGGGGTTTGGCACGTCAGTCAAGGTCGTCCAAGATGAGGAATTCGGCCAGTACGCAGCCTTGTACAACCAAGAAGGATTATGTCAACGCCTGATAGacctcaagaacaagttTTACATGGATGTGGGTGACATGCACGCAAACACACTCATCACCTTGATAGGGGTATCTTATGAAGAGGTGGGAATCTACACCTTTACAAAGTCTTATCTAGCCAACACCATCATGGGCTACCAGGGAGACTCGGACCTGTTCACTATTTAA